The Carcharodon carcharias isolate sCarCar2 chromosome 2, sCarCar2.pri, whole genome shotgun sequence genomic sequence ATTTATTTTGATGGAGTATGACTTGAAAGAGATCTTGTTTACATCCCTTTCCCAGGATTACAGAAACTTATTGACAACTAGGTGACTGCAAAAAGCTCATTCAAATAAATTTCACTAAACTCACGGAACAAGCAGGCACACCCGCTCAGCCCAATACAAGGGAGTAAGAGATACTAGCTTGGTAGGCAGACAACAGGTGCCAAGAGCTCCTCATAAGCAGAACAATTCACTATAAATGCTAACTTGAGTCAGTCTAAATCAAGTGGAATGCCTGAGGTGGCAGCTGCAGCTAAGGGTGGTGCGTCCCGCAGTGCCTCGAAGCAGTGGTTGCCTAAAGTCACCAAGGAGCTGCCCAAGAAGCGGAGGAAATCTCGtaagcagagctattccacttgCATGTACAGGGTGTTGACCCAGATCCACCCTTCCACCAAGGCCATGAAGGTTATGAATTCTTTTGTTGTTGACATTTTCAAGTGCATCACCTTTGAGGCCTTGCACCTCATTCTCTACCACAAGcaccacaccatctcagccagggagatccagagtgcCATCCACCTCGTGCTGCCAAGGGAACTGGTCAAACACACCGTCTCTGAAGGCACAAGAAcggtcaccaaatacaccaactccaTTTAGGTCGATCATTCTAAAGATTATTACAAATGTAAGGACCATCCTCTGGACCACATAGGAGCACGATACCCCAGTAAGCTGGCAGTTTtggaaagagcagcagcagctataTCAAGTCCTGCACTTATGAATGCGTTTTCTCAAATCTGGCCCCTCATTCAACTTTCTAGTAGCTATCCCAACCATTAGTTCTGTGCCTGTGCAAACAGCTCGTGATATCCTAGACCTTGATATGCTGTTTACGGGGATTACTCATCACCAGCTACTTGTGTCAGCTGTGGATCATTTGTTAGTACTCTCACCTATGAGTTAGAAGGTTCAAGTCTTGCTCAAGTGACTTGAGTGCAAAAATTTAAGTCCTTTCTTttctctcaggtgaacataaaatatGTTTCTAAGAAAGACCAGGGGAGCCCTCTggatatcctggccaatattaattgCTCAACCAAGATCACTGCAACAGATTATCACAGCTGTGCGCAAAATTGGCTACCGCAGTTCCTACAGGAAAATAGTAagacttcaaaagtgcttcactgtAATGGTCATAAAAGGCCCAAAATAAAGGCAGGTTTTTCTTTTTTACTGTGTCTCCTGCCACCACACTGGAACAGGAAGTCAGTGCCGCTGACTTCATCGTTGTGTGCCTAGAACAGGACATCGTCGCCCACTCCTCCCCAGGTGCACGTGTGGTGCTGCTGAAGTCATCACTGTAGGCCCGGTGAACCTTTGTCACCCACTTACTCACCTCGATCACCAATCCACACACCGCTTTGCTTGCCTTCGTTGCCCCACTCACTGCTTTGCACACTGTCTTGCTCCCAATCCATGGCCTCTTTGCATGCCATGCCACTCGCTGGCTGTAGAAGGGAGAATACAGGGCGGCAAGTGAGAAGGAAGTGGAGAGGAGCCAGTGAGGCAGTGACCAGTGCGTTATAATCACAATCCCAGGATTTCCAACTGGTGTTTTGAGGTTCAATATTCTGTGAAAACTGCAAATCTTAACCACtgtgaaaaaataaattttattgATGCTGCACTTGTTTAAGTATCTTTACATCGCTCAATGTTATGAATGGTCCCATTCTTTGATGCAGGCAGCTGCCTGTGGCTGGCAGTGAAGCCACAGGCACTGAGACTGCATGTCCAGTGAATGCGCCACAGCAGGTCTGGTGACAGTAAATACAATCTTTTTTTATTAAGCCAGGG encodes the following:
- the LOC121287447 gene encoding late histone H2B.L4-like, with amino-acid sequence MPEVAAAAKGGASRSASKQWLPKVTKELPKKRRKSRKQSYSTCMYRVLTQIHPSTKAMKVMNSFVVDIFKCITFEALHLILYHKHHTISAREIQSAIHLVLPRELVKHTVSEGTRTVTKYTNSI